In one Hymenobacter sp. DG25B genomic region, the following are encoded:
- a CDS encoding T9SS type A sorting domain-containing protein produces MSSTSHTPIATVSTEIIPLKTSSSKTWRYLLLLLSLIVFSSITASAQILGTYCDGDPSDWANFQTTYPIHGYKLDSANAASNVDNQFTQGSKDGSTIASWRWSLGNANAKGDITNAGAVLTGTGNCILRFFGDRTSDNGDASIGFWFFKSDVSTNSNGTFSGVHTNGDLLILSDFTSGGTKPTIKVYEWQNGKLVLQSASSDNYCADVNHSKADVPAGFTYKASNGDTFYAPNLFYEGAIDLCALDISTCFAAFMVETRNSQSITASLQDFALGGFNATPARPAATVDQPTCSVATGTVYVTAPIAGYTYTLTGPSPATTTRTTSAAPFSFTGVAPGTYGLTASQGDCVSGSTSVVVNAQPSNPARPVVTIQDALICGTNTTPTVTVSCPVVGKYILTQTGQTAQTFTYTGSNGPVVFTVVPGLGGFSITVTTGITTADPAGCTSPATNCTNYTSNSCPTLVPLAPAGEAKISAPTEQRSIRTEAYPNPTGRDATINFSVPRSGHVKVELYNAMGSRVATIFDGEAKGGVNNSILLRGAQLPTGTYYYKVMADGKTKSNRISLVK; encoded by the coding sequence ATGAGCTCTACTTCTCACACACCCATTGCTACAGTAAGCACCGAAATAATTCCTTTAAAAACCAGCAGCTCCAAAACCTGGCGGTACCTATTGCTCCTGCTAAGCTTGATAGTTTTCTCCTCCATTACCGCCTCAGCCCAGATTTTAGGTACTTACTGTGATGGTGACCCATCAGACTGGGCTAATTTCCAGACTACGTATCCCATTCATGGCTATAAGCTGGATTCAGCAAATGCAGCTAGCAACGTCGACAACCAGTTTACGCAGGGCTCTAAAGATGGCAGCACCATTGCTTCCTGGCGCTGGAGCTTGGGCAATGCCAATGCCAAAGGCGACATTACGAATGCCGGCGCTGTGTTAACAGGAACCGGTAACTGCATCCTGCGCTTCTTTGGCGACCGTACCTCCGATAATGGCGACGCCTCTATTGGCTTTTGGTTTTTTAAGAGTGATGTCAGTACAAATTCTAATGGCACCTTTAGTGGCGTCCACACGAATGGGGACTTGCTGATTCTGAGCGACTTCACCTCCGGAGGTACCAAGCCTACTATTAAGGTGTATGAATGGCAGAATGGCAAGCTCGTGTTGCAGTCGGCCTCGTCCGATAACTATTGTGCTGATGTAAACCACTCCAAAGCTGATGTGCCGGCAGGATTTACCTACAAGGCCAGCAACGGGGATACTTTTTATGCTCCCAACCTATTCTATGAAGGCGCCATTGACCTTTGCGCCCTGGACATTTCTACCTGTTTTGCGGCCTTCATGGTTGAAACCCGCAACTCGCAGTCCATCACGGCTTCGCTCCAGGATTTTGCCCTGGGCGGTTTTAACGCAACGCCTGCCAGGCCAGCAGCTACCGTAGATCAGCCCACTTGCTCAGTAGCCACCGGTACAGTGTATGTTACCGCTCCGATAGCCGGTTATACTTATACTCTTACCGGTCCCAGCCCCGCCACTACCACCCGCACTACCAGCGCTGCTCCCTTTAGCTTCACTGGCGTGGCCCCAGGTACTTACGGCCTCACCGCCTCGCAAGGTGACTGCGTCTCAGGTTCCACATCAGTAGTGGTGAATGCACAGCCATCAAATCCTGCCAGACCTGTTGTAACAATTCAGGATGCCCTCATCTGCGGAACAAACACTACACCTACTGTAACGGTATCCTGCCCGGTAGTAGGTAAGTACATCTTAACGCAAACTGGTCAAACTGCTCAGACATTCACCTATACTGGTTCAAATGGCCCGGTTGTATTCACCGTTGTGCCTGGCTTAGGCGGCTTTAGTATTACCGTCACTACGGGTATTACCACTGCGGATCCTGCCGGTTGCACATCACCTGCTACCAATTGCACCAACTATACTTCGAACTCCTGCCCAACACTTGTTCCCTTGGCACCAGCCGGTGAAGCCAAAATTTCCGCTCCGACTGAGCAGCGCAGCATTCGCACTGAGGCCTACCCCAACCCCACGGGCCGGGATGCTACCATCAACTTCTCGGTTCCGCGCAGCGGCCATGTAAAGGTAGAGCTCTACAACGCCATGGGAAGCCGCGTAGCTACCATCTTCGATGGCGAGGCCAAAGGCGGGGTGAATAACTCTATTCTGCTGAGAGGCGCCCAACTGCCCACCGGCACTTACTACTACAAGGTAATGGCCGATGGTAAAACCAAGTCCAACCGCATCAGCTTAGTTAAATAA
- a CDS encoding T9SS type A sorting domain-containing protein: protein MANWHRFLLVAVGLLLLSVSGQAQKTKETFGSSFSQYANEPNKEQWINGALIPNNSQYYEGTSTLQRLVLVNIPANPAPPAGQTANYHLLEFRVLATKGGVNAYDFVTGFDQALKDYNNITGGQIKSGTFDPTSASDRLALVTAAGIPNPATASMISSLFTSGVKAVAAAPASQYTTSPISTVVAAYDNTTYPGFSSAVVKRGVQLYGEAGTSISGATMEFGGYSAPDLSGDSYGIYRLSWTSASKKILILAGGHLATGDNGSPYSALWVGADKGASDISGGPYHFKLEKLDGASLGNQDNQIQSGAITVFQSDCGITKYEAACVGDVLEYTASTSATGAHYAWTLTGDGEFLNSSNQVVTNPGDVATVRVRAKSGSTGTFNVKVDISATGYIGSSCNDDVTVNPLPTITAPAIGAICAGTTSASLSYTGVTGGANQYKIIWTSGLTSMTDYASLPSSPITISGTGSLAAGTYSGIIYVKNSTTGCISTGASVSLAVNSNPTITAPAIGAICAGTTSASLSYTGVTGGADQYKITWTSGLTSMSSYVALPTSSPITISGTGSLVAGTYSGIIYVKNSTTGCESAGAAISLVVNANPTASAGDAPAAQCLDEAGNTFQLDGSGTNGTFKWTVQSKSDAAMGVEFSDDAIAKPTVTVTGGVYGTVTLRLTVTSNATPSCGSQYSDVTVTINDLPSPPDVTYNAPACNSAFFSVTVNSPEVGTYILSRTGYDDIKIVSDGTNEVLFENLAAGSGYSVVYENSSKCVSGANNCGGAGLIGKSSSSSLQTTDKATPMQRSIRTEAYPNPTGRDATINFSVPRSGHVKVDVYNALGRYVTTLFDGEAKGGESHSVVLKGAQLPTGTYYYKVTTDGKTKTNRISLVK from the coding sequence ATGGCAAACTGGCACCGCTTTCTGCTGGTAGCAGTTGGTTTACTGCTGCTCAGCGTTTCGGGGCAGGCACAAAAAACCAAGGAGACATTTGGCTCCTCCTTCTCCCAATATGCCAATGAGCCGAATAAAGAGCAATGGATAAACGGGGCTTTGATTCCTAACAACTCCCAGTACTATGAAGGCACCAGCACGCTGCAGCGCCTGGTGCTGGTCAATATCCCCGCCAACCCAGCCCCTCCTGCCGGGCAAACAGCTAATTATCACCTCCTGGAGTTTCGGGTGCTGGCCACCAAAGGCGGAGTCAATGCCTATGACTTCGTCACGGGCTTTGATCAGGCGCTGAAGGACTACAACAACATTACCGGTGGGCAGATCAAGAGCGGCACGTTTGACCCCACCAGTGCCAGTGACCGGCTGGCCCTTGTTACGGCCGCCGGCATTCCCAACCCGGCCACGGCCAGCATGATCAGTAGTTTGTTTACCAGTGGCGTGAAGGCTGTGGCCGCCGCACCCGCCTCGCAGTATACTACCTCGCCTATTTCCACGGTGGTGGCCGCTTATGATAACACAACGTATCCGGGCTTCAGCTCCGCGGTGGTCAAGCGCGGCGTGCAGCTCTACGGCGAGGCCGGCACCTCCATTTCCGGCGCCACTATGGAGTTTGGTGGCTACTCTGCTCCTGACCTCTCCGGTGACTCCTATGGTATCTACCGCCTTTCCTGGACTTCTGCCTCCAAGAAAATTCTGATTCTGGCGGGCGGGCACCTGGCCACGGGCGATAATGGCTCGCCCTATTCGGCCCTGTGGGTAGGCGCGGATAAAGGCGCTTCCGATATCAGTGGCGGCCCCTACCACTTCAAGCTGGAAAAACTGGATGGGGCCAGCCTGGGTAACCAAGACAATCAGATTCAGTCCGGCGCTATCACCGTGTTTCAGTCTGATTGCGGTATTACTAAATATGAGGCTGCCTGCGTGGGTGATGTCTTAGAGTATACAGCCAGCACCAGCGCTACCGGCGCGCATTATGCCTGGACGTTAACCGGGGACGGAGAATTCCTCAACAGTAGTAATCAGGTGGTTACTAATCCTGGCGATGTTGCAACTGTGAGAGTACGGGCAAAGAGCGGGAGCACGGGCACATTCAACGTTAAAGTTGATATTAGTGCTACAGGATATATAGGCAGCAGTTGCAACGATGATGTAACTGTAAACCCACTGCCCACTATCACAGCGCCTGCCATTGGGGCCATCTGCGCCGGTACCACCAGCGCTTCGCTCTCTTATACGGGCGTAACCGGGGGGGCTAACCAGTACAAAATTATCTGGACTTCGGGGCTCACCAGCATGACTGATTATGCCTCTCTGCCTAGCAGCCCCATTACTATCTCAGGGACAGGCAGTTTGGCTGCCGGCACCTACTCAGGCATTATTTACGTCAAGAACAGCACGACCGGCTGTATCAGTACGGGCGCTAGTGTTTCACTGGCAGTCAATTCTAACCCCACTATCACAGCGCCTGCCATTGGGGCCATCTGCGCCGGTACCACCAGCGCTTCGCTCTCCTATACCGGCGTGACCGGGGGGGCTGATCAATATAAAATTACTTGGACTTCGGGGCTCACTAGTATGAGTAGCTACGTGGCTCTGCCTACTTCCAGCCCCATTACTATTTCAGGGACAGGCAGTTTGGTCGCTGGCACCTATTCAGGCATTATTTACGTCAAGAACAGCACGACTGGCTGTGAAAGCGCAGGTGCTGCTATTTCCTTGGTAGTGAATGCCAACCCCACTGCCAGTGCGGGAGATGCTCCTGCCGCCCAATGCCTGGATGAAGCTGGAAACACTTTCCAACTAGATGGTAGCGGCACCAACGGCACCTTCAAATGGACTGTTCAGAGTAAGTCAGACGCTGCAATGGGTGTTGAGTTCTCGGATGATGCTATTGCCAAGCCTACTGTAACAGTAACTGGTGGAGTATACGGGACTGTTACCTTGCGCCTGACGGTAACCAGTAACGCCACACCTTCCTGTGGTTCTCAATACAGTGACGTTACAGTAACGATAAACGACCTCCCCTCTCCGCCTGATGTCACGTATAATGCCCCGGCCTGTAACTCTGCTTTCTTTAGCGTAACGGTAAACAGCCCTGAAGTAGGCACTTATATTCTCAGCCGGACCGGCTATGATGATATAAAAATTGTAAGTGATGGGACCAATGAAGTCTTGTTTGAAAATTTGGCGGCTGGTTCTGGGTACAGCGTAGTATATGAGAATTCCAGCAAGTGCGTTTCAGGAGCTAATAACTGTGGAGGGGCTGGCTTGATTGGAAAGTCAAGTAGTTCATCCTTACAAACAACGGACAAGGCGACCCCAATGCAGCGCAGCATCCGCACCGAGGCCTACCCCAACCCCACAGGCCGGGATGCTACCATCAACTTCTCGGTTCCGCGCAGCGGGCACGTAAAAGTGGATGTATATAACGCCCTGGGCCGCTACGTTACAACTCTGTTTGATGGGGAAGCCAAAGGCGGTGAAAGCCACTCCGTAGTACTGAAAGGCGCCCAACTCCCTACCGGCACCTACTACTATAAAGTTACAACCGACGGTAAGACGAAGACCAACCGGATTAGCCTGGTGAAATAA